A region of Methanocorpusculum labreanum Z DNA encodes the following proteins:
- a CDS encoding DUF1848 domain-containing protein encodes MILNTGSRTDIPAFFSEWFYNRITEGYVLVRNPYYPRKVTKYLLDPGIVDCINFCTKNPAPMLPRIHELDGFGQFWYVTITPYGKEIEPNVPSINQVIDSFQKLSHIVGLNRIGWRYDPIFLTEKYSLEYHLASFEKMAAALSGYTDVCVISFLDLYEKTRRNFPAGKEVEQKDRLALGKAFCEIGREHGIRIKSCAEGTELAPFGVDCSGCLTWEVIERAVGQKLRHDSGSTSTRSSCSCLMNCDIGAYNTCGHGCVYCYANYDPETVRKNRERHDPLSPFLIGTSRDGDIVTNARQIRLRDGQTALF; translated from the coding sequence ATGATCCTCAATACCGGAAGCAGAACAGACATCCCTGCCTTCTTCAGCGAATGGTTCTACAATCGTATCACGGAAGGGTATGTCCTTGTCCGAAACCCGTATTATCCCCGCAAAGTCACCAAATATCTGCTTGATCCGGGCATAGTGGACTGTATCAACTTCTGCACCAAAAATCCAGCCCCCATGCTTCCACGGATCCATGAACTGGATGGATTTGGTCAGTTCTGGTACGTCACCATCACCCCGTACGGAAAAGAGATCGAACCAAATGTCCCATCCATCAATCAGGTGATCGATTCGTTTCAAAAACTCTCCCACATTGTCGGACTCAACCGGATCGGCTGGCGGTATGATCCGATTTTTCTGACCGAAAAATATTCCCTCGAATATCATCTCGCTTCGTTTGAAAAAATGGCGGCGGCACTTTCCGGCTATACTGATGTATGCGTGATCAGTTTTCTCGACCTCTATGAAAAAACCAGACGAAACTTCCCTGCCGGAAAAGAAGTGGAACAAAAGGATCGCCTCGCTCTTGGAAAAGCCTTCTGCGAAATCGGCCGCGAACACGGGATACGTATCAAATCCTGCGCCGAAGGAACCGAACTGGCACCCTTCGGCGTCGATTGTTCCGGCTGTCTTACCTGGGAGGTCATAGAACGTGCGGTCGGGCAAAAACTTCGTCACGACTCCGGCAGCACATCGACACGCAGTTCCTGCTCCTGCCTGATGAACTGTGATATCGGGGCCTACAATACCTGCGGGCACGGGTGTGTCTACTGTTATGCGAATTACGATCCAGAAACCGTCCGGAAAAACAGGGAACGCCATGACCCATTATCACCGTTTCTTATCGGAACCTCAAGAGACGGCGATATCGTCACCAATGCCCGTCAGATCCGGTTACGCGACGGGCAGACAGCTCTTTTCTGA
- a CDS encoding carbohydrate-binding domain-containing protein, whose product MDSSEKRITVVTFVLLALGIGFTCLIMFAPGVLGFTETTSVSDDGLTIDITYTDRDLDPSYDETSATILYLADGASTVQGSGASVYDDVITITDEGTYIVSGSLSDGQIVIYAGESDKVQLVLDGVTISCSDNPAIYVAQADKVFITLAEGSVNTLEDGSEYTSTIDAKEAKATIYARSDLTLNGQGTLIVTGNYLHAIASQEDLAITSGTYVLTAVGDGLHGKKSVKIYDGTITITAGDEGIQSDQTDDDEKGFVSIDGGSITITSTGDGIEAVTVLRIAGGDIDITTGEGSGTVISGNSGFTGSVPDMTTMPVSSDINMTSDLNMTRPSFDGNMTAKTGGGQGFAPDSGTTTTTDDSVSAKGLKADEQVLISGGTITLDCEDDGIHSNGDITISGGTFSIASGDDGMHADDDLVIDAGSITVTQSYEGLEGSNITINGGQIDITSTDDGMNAGGGSDGSGFMMMGGGGFDTDTFTSTVTGSSDLPTLTINGGVISVFSTSGDGVDSNGDLTINGGTLYVEANNNGNSAIDAGTDSGGTCVVNGGTVLAVGSSSMAEGFASSSGQPSLMYNFDTSAASGTTISLTDASGNVLLTYTPSISFNSVIISMPDLAIGSTYTLAIGSIVESITLNETAGSYGTTSSGMMGGGGFSRW is encoded by the coding sequence ATGGACTCGTCTGAAAAGCGGATCACCGTCGTTACGTTCGTTCTTCTGGCTCTCGGCATTGGATTTACCTGTTTAATCATGTTTGCTCCAGGTGTTCTTGGCTTTACGGAAACGACCAGTGTCTCCGATGACGGTCTCACCATCGATATCACCTACACGGACCGGGATCTCGATCCCTCCTACGATGAAACGTCAGCGACGATTCTCTATCTTGCCGACGGGGCGAGCACTGTTCAAGGATCCGGGGCCTCGGTCTATGATGATGTGATCACCATCACCGATGAAGGCACATACATCGTAAGCGGCAGTCTTTCGGATGGTCAGATCGTGATATATGCCGGCGAGAGTGACAAGGTTCAGCTCGTTCTTGACGGTGTTACGATTTCCTGTTCGGACAACCCGGCGATTTACGTGGCACAGGCCGACAAAGTCTTCATCACCCTGGCCGAAGGCAGTGTAAACACTCTCGAAGACGGCAGTGAATATACCTCGACGATCGACGCCAAGGAAGCCAAAGCTACGATATATGCACGAAGCGATCTCACGCTCAACGGTCAGGGAACACTTATCGTGACCGGCAACTATCTCCATGCGATCGCTTCTCAGGAGGATCTCGCGATCACCAGCGGCACCTATGTATTGACCGCGGTCGGCGATGGTCTCCACGGAAAGAAGTCTGTGAAGATTTATGACGGGACAATTACCATAACTGCCGGTGATGAGGGTATCCAGTCTGACCAGACGGATGATGATGAAAAGGGATTCGTTTCGATCGACGGAGGCAGTATTACTATCACCTCAACGGGCGATGGTATCGAAGCCGTAACCGTTCTCCGGATCGCCGGTGGTGATATTGATATCACAACAGGTGAAGGAAGCGGGACTGTTATCTCTGGAAATTCCGGATTTACGGGCAGTGTTCCTGATATGACCACGATGCCTGTTTCGTCGGACATCAATATGACGAGCGATCTGAATATGACCCGCCCGAGCTTCGACGGAAATATGACTGCCAAGACTGGCGGCGGTCAGGGTTTCGCTCCGGACAGCGGGACAACTACGACCACTGACGACAGTGTGAGCGCCAAAGGTCTGAAGGCCGACGAGCAGGTTCTCATATCCGGCGGTACAATAACCCTCGACTGCGAAGATGATGGTATCCACTCGAACGGCGATATCACGATATCGGGCGGCACATTCTCCATCGCTTCGGGTGATGACGGCATGCATGCAGATGATGATCTCGTAATAGATGCCGGATCCATTACCGTCACCCAAAGCTACGAAGGTCTGGAAGGATCCAACATTACCATCAACGGAGGGCAGATCGACATAACCTCGACCGATGACGGTATGAATGCCGGCGGAGGGTCTGACGGAAGCGGATTTATGATGATGGGCGGCGGCGGATTTGATACGGATACCTTCACTTCAACCGTTACGGGAAGCAGTGATCTGCCGACCCTTACGATCAACGGTGGAGTAATTTCCGTGTTCTCTACCTCAGGCGACGGCGTTGATTCGAACGGCGATCTCACAATCAACGGAGGCACGCTCTATGTCGAGGCAAACAATAACGGAAACAGCGCAATTGATGCAGGCACCGATTCGGGTGGAACCTGTGTCGTAAACGGCGGAACGGTATTGGCAGTTGGAAGTTCATCCATGGCGGAAGGATTCGCTTCTTCATCAGGACAGCCCTCTCTCATGTATAACTTCGATACAAGTGCCGCGTCCGGAACCACGATCTCTCTTACCGACGCATCAGGGAACGTCCTTCTCACCTATACGCCGTCGATCTCGTTCAACTCCGTGATCATCAGTATGCCTGATTTGGCGATCGGTTCGACCTATACGCTTGCGATCGGCTCAATCGTCGAATCTATCACCCTGAATGAGACTGCCGGATCGTACGGTACGACCTCATCTGGTATGATGGGCGGCGGCGGGTTTTCCCGCTGGTAA
- a CDS encoding PadR family transcriptional regulator, translated as MTLTLEKSPLTEAAYYILLSLYEPMHGYGIMQNVKVLSGERVNLGPGTLYGAINTLLEKGWIVSAGESDSRKKEYQITESGKKAVKYEILRLEELLANGKKITGVQT; from the coding sequence ATGACACTTACGTTGGAAAAATCTCCCCTCACCGAAGCAGCGTACTATATCCTGCTTTCTCTCTACGAACCGATGCACGGTTACGGGATCATGCAGAATGTGAAGGTACTCAGCGGCGAACGGGTCAATCTTGGTCCCGGCACGTTGTACGGAGCGATCAATACGCTGCTTGAAAAAGGCTGGATCGTCTCCGCCGGCGAATCGGATTCGAGAAAAAAAGAGTATCAGATAACCGAATCCGGAAAAAAAGCAGTGAAATATGAAATACTGAGACTCGAAGAACTTCTTGCAAACGGCAAAAAAATTACCGGAGTACAAACATGA
- a CDS encoding DUF2812 domain-containing protein, with the protein MKHSVWRWISDYEKEEKWLNEMAAKGLSLYSFFFGKYTFEETEPGKYIYRIELLENLPKSPESVAYLRFLEDTGVVCVSSVFRWVYLRKEAASGPFELYTDIDSKIKRLSTVKNLWFTFVWLEFIIAGFNLALVIYAWFVIRQIQWLNLGCVVMLVAIGFVLLRLGLKPSRKIKSLRREQLICE; encoded by the coding sequence ATGAAGCATTCAGTGTGGCGATGGATCTCCGATTATGAAAAAGAGGAGAAGTGGCTGAATGAGATGGCGGCAAAAGGCCTGTCCTTGTACAGTTTTTTCTTTGGGAAATATACCTTCGAAGAGACCGAGCCTGGAAAGTACATCTATAGAATCGAACTTCTGGAAAATCTTCCGAAGTCGCCGGAAAGCGTTGCATACCTCCGATTCCTGGAAGACACGGGTGTTGTCTGTGTTTCTTCCGTATTCAGATGGGTTTACTTACGAAAAGAGGCGGCCAGCGGTCCGTTTGAACTCTACACCGACATCGACTCAAAGATAAAACGCCTCTCGACGGTGAAAAATCTCTGGTTTACTTTTGTCTGGCTCGAGTTCATTATTGCCGGATTTAATCTTGCTCTGGTTATCTATGCATGGTTCGTTATCCGTCAGATACAGTGGCTTAATCTTGGATGTGTGGTTATGCTTGTTGCGATAGGTTTCGTCCTGCTTCGTCTTGGATTAAAACCATCACGCAAAATAAAATCACTCAGACGCGAACAGCTGATCTGCGAGTGA
- a CDS encoding MFS transporter, translated as MQNRTFRPTRWTLVFLLLSSMMILMGGAAVAPALPEISSAFPEASEATIALIISLPALAIACTGFIIGAVVDRLGRIPVLAISLVIFTLAGVSGFFLTTLPAILVGRFILGIGIAGIISSTTSLITDYYNGPCRVRVLGYQAAAMGIGVLILDTSGGLLAGISWRMSFLIYGLGLFILIGTLITMKEPVKQQTEVNRNAPKTKVPVTSIALIYGTLFIGMILFFLMPTKFPYLVSEISGDSAILSGILLGVMGCFSALIGVFYWRIAGKVHRVMTLALSFILLGLGYCLFGISVSLETLITAVMIVGIGNGLLMPTVLGWLGLITPPAVMGKVMGGYGMSLNLGQFVSSFAAVPILLLAASYGHMFLIFGLVSLCIGVVYVVGYLHVRRNPDAA; from the coding sequence ATGCAGAACAGAACATTCCGCCCAACACGGTGGACACTGGTATTTTTACTCCTCTCCTCAATGATGATATTAATGGGGGGAGCTGCTGTGGCTCCGGCTTTGCCGGAAATTAGTAGTGCCTTTCCCGAGGCCTCCGAGGCAACAATAGCCCTCATTATCTCACTTCCAGCTCTTGCGATCGCCTGTACCGGATTTATTATCGGCGCAGTTGTCGACAGACTCGGGAGAATCCCCGTCCTTGCAATATCACTTGTCATATTCACGTTAGCCGGAGTTTCCGGATTCTTCCTGACGACGCTTCCGGCGATCCTTGTCGGACGTTTCATCTTAGGTATCGGTATCGCCGGTATAATCAGTTCGACGACATCCCTGATCACCGATTACTACAACGGCCCCTGCCGGGTACGTGTTCTCGGCTATCAGGCGGCTGCTATGGGAATCGGCGTCCTGATTCTGGATACGAGCGGGGGACTGCTTGCCGGAATCTCGTGGAGAATGTCATTTCTTATCTACGGACTTGGTCTTTTCATTCTGATCGGTACCCTGATCACCATGAAGGAACCGGTCAAACAACAGACGGAGGTCAACCGGAATGCGCCGAAAACCAAAGTGCCGGTTACCTCGATCGCCCTGATCTATGGAACACTGTTTATCGGAATGATATTGTTCTTCCTGATGCCGACGAAATTCCCGTATCTTGTCTCTGAGATCTCCGGCGATTCGGCGATCCTGTCCGGCATTCTCCTTGGCGTGATGGGGTGTTTCTCGGCTCTCATTGGGGTCTTCTACTGGAGGATCGCCGGCAAAGTCCACCGGGTGATGACGCTTGCGCTCTCCTTTATCCTGCTTGGCCTTGGGTACTGTCTGTTTGGCATTTCCGTCTCTCTTGAGACGCTTATCACCGCGGTGATGATTGTTGGAATAGGAAACGGTCTGTTGATGCCGACGGTCCTTGGCTGGCTCGGCCTTATCACGCCGCCCGCTGTCATGGGAAAAGTGATGGGAGGATATGGGATGTCTCTAAACCTTGGTCAGTTCGTCTCTTCCTTTGCCGCCGTACCGATCCTGCTTCTCGCGGCAAGTTACGGACACATGTTCCTGATATTCGGTCTCGTTTCGCTGTGTATTGGCGTCGTGTACGTTGTCGGATATCTGCACGTCAGACGTAATCCCGATGCAGCCTGA
- a CDS encoding GNAT family N-acetyltransferase translates to MMIETDRLILRQIVDSDAEDIFAYSRGPNTGRDAGWKPHETLEETRAIMQAIYLGQESVFGIVLKETGVMIGSIGLIDDPLRENDSVRMIGYALGEEFWGKGFMTEAAKVVVAFGFETMDLDLISATCYPENGRSRRVLEKLGFRYEGTLARTERRYDGLVMDKDCFSLSKETYFENRF, encoded by the coding sequence ATGATGATTGAGACAGACAGACTGATCCTTCGTCAGATCGTTGATTCGGATGCTGAAGATATTTTTGCCTATTCACGGGGGCCGAACACCGGTCGGGATGCCGGGTGGAAGCCGCACGAGACCCTGGAAGAGACACGGGCGATCATGCAGGCGATTTATCTTGGGCAGGAGAGTGTTTTCGGGATCGTTCTGAAAGAGACCGGCGTGATGATCGGCAGCATCGGTCTGATCGATGATCCCCTGCGGGAGAATGATTCGGTCAGGATGATCGGGTATGCCCTCGGCGAAGAGTTCTGGGGAAAAGGATTCATGACCGAAGCGGCGAAAGTCGTTGTCGCTTTCGGGTTCGAAACGATGGATCTGGATCTGATTTCAGCTACGTGCTATCCCGAAAACGGGCGTTCCCGGCGTGTCCTCGAAAAACTCGGGTTCCGGTATGAAGGCACACTTGCCCGGACGGAGAGGCGGTATGACGGGCTGGTGATGGATAAGGACTGTTTTTCCCTATCGAAAGAGACATATTTCGAAAATAGGTTCTAA
- a CDS encoding patatin-like phospholipase family protein, whose translation MSKSGLIVEGGGMKCAYSAGILDRFLDDGITFDECIGVSAGSGNLASYLANQRERNLHFYTIYQNHPEYLGMKNYLKHGSYFNLQYIYGTITNSTGIDPVDYQALTANPAEYYLTATNAKTGEAEYLSKEDMKKDDFRAIMASCAIPVVCKPIELNGKLYFDGGVSDSIPVQKALDDGCDKLVVILENPRSFHRQPQKYKPFYHLILRNYPEIVKKIDRRHLEYHKVIAYVKKLEEEGRAFVFAPSHAGKVKTTTKDSEDIHEQYDLGIADYDARQDELKAFLRV comes from the coding sequence ATGAGTAAAAGCGGGCTGATCGTCGAAGGAGGGGGGATGAAGTGTGCATACAGTGCAGGCATCCTCGACCGGTTTTTGGATGACGGAATTACTTTCGACGAATGCATTGGTGTGTCGGCCGGGTCCGGCAATCTTGCATCCTATCTCGCAAACCAGCGGGAGAGAAACCTGCATTTCTATACGATATACCAGAATCACCCCGAGTATCTTGGAATGAAGAACTATCTGAAGCACGGTTCATACTTCAATCTGCAGTACATCTACGGCACGATCACCAACTCGACCGGCATCGATCCGGTGGATTATCAGGCACTGACGGCAAATCCCGCGGAGTATTATCTGACGGCGACCAACGCAAAAACCGGCGAAGCCGAATACTTATCCAAAGAGGACATGAAAAAGGATGATTTTCGCGCCATCATGGCGAGCTGCGCGATCCCGGTAGTGTGCAAACCAATCGAACTGAACGGTAAATTATATTTCGACGGCGGGGTTTCCGATTCGATTCCGGTGCAGAAGGCACTCGACGACGGCTGCGATAAACTGGTGGTGATTCTGGAAAACCCGCGAAGTTTCCACCGTCAGCCCCAGAAATATAAACCGTTCTATCATCTTATTTTGCGAAACTATCCGGAGATCGTCAAGAAAATCGACAGACGGCATCTCGAGTATCACAAGGTGATAGCCTATGTCAAAAAACTGGAGGAGGAGGGACGTGCATTCGTCTTTGCTCCGTCCCATGCTGGCAAGGTGAAAACAACGACCAAAGACTCAGAGGATATCCACGAGCAGTATGATCTCGGCATCGCCGATTATGACGCGAGACAGGATGAGCTGAAGGCGTTTCTAAGGGTATGA